A single region of the Brachypodium distachyon strain Bd21 chromosome 3, Brachypodium_distachyon_v3.0, whole genome shotgun sequence genome encodes:
- the LOC104583566 gene encoding uncharacterized protein LOC104583566 yields the protein MPSPSPPQPSAAPRNRSKSKGKLTVHVSVFNLMPAPAPKQDWAEDLPVDTVELLIGGAAGVCRSWRRAAREEPVLWRRIDMRDPRVPPFRPRVSLGIMVRQALRLSAGQCEGFYCGEYLHDQVLLCLAEQAFTVFL from the exons ATGCCGTCGCCATCCCCTCCGCAGCCGTCGGCAGCTCCACGAAATCGATCCAAGTCCAAGGGGAAATTGACCGTCCATGTCTCGGTGttcaacctgatgccggcgccggcgccgaagcAGGACTGGGCGGAGGACCTGCCCGTGGACACCGTCGAGCTCCTcatcggcggcgcggcgggggtgTGCCGGTCCTGGCGCCGGGCCGCGCGGGAGGAGCCCGTGCTCTGGCGCCGCATCGACATGCGAGACCCGCGCGTGCCGCCCTTCCGCCCGCGGGTCAGCCTCGGCATCATGGTGCGCCAAGCCCTGCGGCTCAGCGCCGGCCAGTGCGAGGGTTTCTATTGCGGCGAGTACCTCCACGACCAAGTCCTCCTCTGCCTCGCGGAGCA AGCTTTTACAGTGTTTTTATAA
- the LOC104584057 gene encoding uncharacterized protein LOC104584057, giving the protein MWPQGVLASSAAAMLGLGTGPQQQQQQQAVSQLPQYSLLQQLQGGGFQHHQPQPVPMPVPPEPEPESPVPPEPEEETTDGAGAGNDDGGVPGAGFVWTRVKWTDAMVRLLIMVVYNAGPVEDASGAAAEQGKKGKWRSASQAMSERGFAVSPQQCEDKFNDLNKRYKRVLDILGSGMARAVLQNPAVLDAAMSKLAPAARELARKLLGPKQIFGFREMCLYHNAVAATGAAAAASKPPKPVKPVKPVKPVVTAALPTINEVEDEEDEEAMGFGRRNPKRRRGESSKAKGVAVAEEEEEADPEETEEDEDAPLLSAMAVPQLQSKLDAMGPPGGGGDLEEARRWLQRRAMEVQEKLKACDRRDKELDAHRKKWERFREVKEQEMDLEELRIIHARRKLLVLKQKELDRKIGERQRARAFQQKQKEKEKQVGSGPAFGGASGGRPSEL; this is encoded by the exons aTGTGGCCGCAGGGGGTGCtggcgtcgtcggcggcggcaatgcTGGGCCTAGGCACGGGGCcgcaacagcaacaacaacaacaagccgTCAGCCAGCTGCCGCAGTACTCcctgctgcagcagctccaGGGCGGCGGCTTCCAGCACCACCAACCCCAACCCGTGCCCATGCCggtgccgccggagccggagccggagtcgccggtgccgccggAACCGGAAGAGGAGACGacggacggcgccggcgccgggaaCGACGATGGCGGCGTCCCGGGGGCGGGGTTCGTGTGGACGCGGGTGAAGTGGACGGACGCCATGGTCCGGCTCCTGATCATGGTCGTCTACAACGCCGGCCCCGTGGAAGacgcctccggcgccgcggcggaa caggggaagaaggggaagtggaggtcggcgtcgcagGCGATGTCGGAGCGCGGGTTCGCGGTGTCGCCGCAGCAGTGCGAGGACAAGTTCAACGACCTTAACAAGCGCTACAAGCGCGTCCTGGACATCCTGGGCAGCGGCATGGCGCGCGCCGTCCTCCAGAACCCCGCGGTCCTGGACGCCGCCATGAGCAAgctcgcccccgccgccaggGAGCTCGCGCGCAAGCTGCTCGGCCCCAAGCAGATCTTCGGCTTCCGCGAGATGTGCCTCTACCACAACGCCGTCGCAGCCACCggcgcagccgcagccgcgtCGAAGCCCCCGAAGCCGGTAAAGCCGGTAAAGCCGGTGAAGCCAGTGGTCACCGCCGCTCTCCCGACGATCAACGAGGttgaagacgaagaagacgaagaggcCATGGGGTTCGGGCGCCGGAACCCGAAGCGGCGCCGCGGGGAGAGCAGCAAGGCGAAGGGGGTTGCCgttgccgaggaagaagaagaagctgatcCGGAAGAaacggaggaggacgaggatgcGCCATTGTTGTCCGCCATGGCCGTGCCGCAGCTGCAGAGCAAGCTGGACGCGATGGGGccacccggcggcggcggggacctggaggaggcgcggcggtGGCTGCAGCGGCGCGCCATGGAGGTGCAGGAGAAGCTGAAGGCGTGCGACCGCCGCGACAAGGAGCTAGACGCGCACCGGAAGAAGTGGGAGCGGTTCCGGGAAGTCAAGGAGCAGGAGATGGACCTCGAGGAGCTGCGGATCATCCACGCACGACGCAAGCTGCTCGTGCTCAAGCAGAAGGAGCTCGACCGGAAGATCGGCGAGCGGCAGAGAGCGCGGGCCTTCCAGCAGAAgcagaaggagaaggagaagcagGTGGGCTCCGGCCCGGCCTTTGGGGGTGCTTCCGGCGGCCGGCCCAGCGAGCTCTAG